Part of the Pseudomonas sp. P8_241 genome is shown below.
TCGACGATCCCTTCGATTTCGGCCGTATTGCCGCCACCAACGCTATCAGCGACATCTACGCCATGGGCGGTGATCCGTTGATGGCGATTGCGATTCTGGGCTGGCCGGTGAACGTGCTGGCACCGGAAATTGCCCGGGAAGTGATTCGCGGCGGGCGTTCGGTGTGCGACGCAGCGGGCATCCCGTTGGCGGGTGGACACTCGATCGACGCACCGGAGCCGATCTTTGGCCTCGCCGTGACCGGCCTGGTGGAAAAGCGCCACATGAAGCGCAACGACACGGCCACTGCCGGTTGCCTGCTCTATCTCACCAAACCCCTGGGCATCGGCATCCTCACCACCGCCGAGAAGAAGGGCAAGTTGCGCAATGCCGACATCGGCCTGGCCCGTGACTGGATGTGCACCCTGAACAAGCCCGGCAGCCGCTTCGGCAAACTCGACGGAGTGACCGCCATGACCGATGTCACCGGGTTCGGCCTGCTTGGCCATTTGGTGGAAATGGCGGACGGCAGCCAGCTCACCGCACGTATCGAATATGACCGCGTGCCACGCCTGCCGGGGGTCGAGTACTACCTCGAACAAGGCTGTGTGCCAGGCGGGACGCTGCGTAATTACGACAGTTATGCCAGCAAGCTCGGCCGTCTTCAGGAGCTGCACAAGCGCGTGCTCTGCGATCCGCAGACCAGCGGTGGCTTGCTGATTGCCGTAACCCCCGAGGGCAACGAGCAGTTCCTCGCGGTGGCTGCCGAACAGGGCCTGAACCTGGAGCCCATCGGCGAACTGGTCGAGCGACAGAGTAACGCGGTCGAGGTGTTTTGATGTTTGCCGACTACACCGATTACCGCGACATCTTTCTCAACGACCGGCCGATGATGGACGCCCGTGCGCCGGTCGAGTTTTCCAAGGGGTCGTTTCCCGGCGTGGTCAACCTGCCGCTGATGAACGATCACGAGCGGCAACGCATCGGCACCTGCTACAAGCAACACGGTCAACAGGCGGCCATTGCGCTGGGGCATCAATTGGTGTCCGGCGAAATCAAGGCCGAACGCCTCCAGGCCTGGACCGAATTTGCCCGGGTGCATCCGGATGGCTATTTGTACTGTTTTCGCGGCGGGCTGCGCTCGCAGATTGTCCAGCAATGGCTCAGGGACGAGGCGGGTATCGATTATCCGCGCATTGGTGGCGGCTACAAGGCCATGCGTACGTTCCTGCTCGACACGCTGGATCAAGCCGTTGCCCAGTGCGATTTCGTCCTGCTGGGCGGCATGACCGGCACCGGCAAGACCGAGGTTCTGACGCAACTGTGCAACGGGTTGGACCTTGAAGGCCACGCCAATCACCGCGGCTCCAGTTTCGGCAAGCGCGCCACCGGACAGCCTTCCAACATCGATTTTGAGAACCGCCTCGCCGTGGACGTGCTGAAAAAGCGTGCCCAGGGCATCGAGCAGTTCGTGCTCGAAGACGAGAGCCGCGCCGTCGGCAGTTGTGCGTTGCCGTTGCCGCTGTATCAGGGCATGCAGCAATTTCCGATGGTCTGGCTGGAAGACAGCCTTGAAGGGCGGGTCGAGCGGATCTTGCGCGATTACGTGGTGGACTTGTGCGCCGAATTCATAAGTGTGCATGGCGATCAAGGCTTTGCGCTGTTCTCTGAGCGCTTGCTGGAGAGCCTGAACAACGTGCAGAAGCGCCTCGGCGGTGAGCGTCATCGACGGATGTTGATCTTGATGGAAGAGGCGTTGGCCGAGCAGGGGCGCAGCGGTGCGGTGGATTTGCACCGGGGCTGGATCGAAGGGTTGCTGAGTGAGTACTACGACCCGATGTATGCCTTTCAACGGGAGAAGAAGGGTGCGCGGATCGAGTTCGCCGGGGAGCGCACGGCGGTGCTGGAGTATTTGCGGGAGCGGGGCAGCCAACGGGGGTGATGGTGTTCTACCGACCTCGTCGCGGGCTCGCTCGAGATGAGGCCCGCTCAAGCAATGCAAAAACTCAGGTAGGGCAAGTCTCCTGCCCATTGTTCAGCCCTTGCTGATAGGTACGGCTCTCCAGGCTGGCCTTGCCGTTGTGCCAGGTCAGGGTGAGCACATACAGCGAGTCATAGTCGCTGGATTCCCAGTCCTCGGTGATCTTCATCTTTTTGCCCACGGCGTCACCTGCAACCTTGTTGATCAGCTCCGGCAGGTAACCGTGGGACCAAGCGGTGTAAATGACCGAGTTGTGATACTTGTCGTGCAGCAGTTCATCGGCCAGGTCACTGGTGTCATTGGCCGAGAATTTGATGTTCACCGGCAGGCCAAGCTTGATGGCGCTGGGGCTGATGGTCATCAGCGGGCGGATATAGCTATAGGAGTTGTCCAGCTCTCCTTCCTCGACGTTGCGTGTCGGGTTCGCGGCGAACACGTAGTCGGCCTTGCCGAATTTTTCCGGGAGCAGGGTGGCCAGGTCGATGGCGCGGTTCAGGCCTTGGCAATTAAGCTGGCCGAGACCGCCGGCGGGCTTCTCGCCATGACGCAGGAACACCAGCGTCTGCGTGCCATCCATCGGTTGGGCGCGGGTATGGCTGGATTCCAGCGACAGAAACACCGCACTGACCGCCAACAAGGTGGGAAGCACAATATAGGCGCGATGTTTGAGACGTTTGGCGAATTTCAGCGGGTTCATCATCGAAAAGGGTTCTTCAGCGCAATTCGGTTAAGGCTGACAAACCTTTACACCACGCGTTTCCTGCGTCGGGTGTTTTCCATGTCGTTGAACCGGTCCGTTTCCAAAGGAGTGGTGCTCAGAGTCCTCTGACACTCATTTGGTTCGATACCGGTCGAGAGCGCAGCAATTTACCGGTAACCATCAACAGATTGCAGTCTAGGTTATCGACAGGATGTTGCGGAATTGTGGACACCCTACCGTTGTCGGTGTGAAAAGCGTGTGAACTCTGATGATCTCCACCATCAGCGATATTGATGGCAACAGGCGTCGCAACCCGCGCTCTCTCCATTATGATCGGAGTTCTCAATTTTCTCGTGGATCCTTCCCATGACCGATTTGTCCGTGTTCCCCATCACTCGAAAATGGCCGGCCCAGTACCCGGAGTGGATTCAGCTGTACTCCTTGCCGACCCCCAACGGCGTCAAGGTCTCGATCATGCTCGAAGAGATCGGCCTGCCCTATGAGTCGCATCGCGTCGGTTTCGACACCAATGACCAGATGTCCCCCGAGTTCCTGTCACTGAACCCCAACAACAAGATCCCGGCCATCCTCGATCCTCATGGCCCCGATGACCAGCCTTTGGCGCTTTTCGAGTCCGGGGCGATCCTGATCTACCTGGCCGACAAGAGCGGGCAGCTGCTGGCCCAGGAATCGGCCGCACGCTACGAAACCATTCAATGGTTGATGTTCCAGATGGGCGGCATCGGTCCTATGTTCGGCCAGCTCGGCTTCTTCAACAAGTTCGCCGGTAAAGACTATGAAGACAAGCGCCCTCGCGACCGCTACGTCGAAGAAAGCAAACGCCTGCTCGGCGTGCTCAATTGCCGGCTTGAAGGTCGCGACTGGATCATGGGTGAGCGCTATACCATCGCCGACATCGCGATCTTTCCGTGGGTGCGCAACCTGATTGGTTTCTATGAGGCTGGCGATCTGGTGGGCATCCAGAACTTCACGAACGTCACGCGGGTGCTGGAGCGCTTCCTGGCGCGGCCGGCGGTGGTACGTGGTTTGCAGATTCCAAGCCCCGTTTCCAGTTAAACACCTTTCCCTGTAGGAGCGAGCTTGCTCGCGAATACGATGGGTCAGTCACTTTGCTGTTGCCTGACACTACGCCATCGCGAGCAGGCTTGCTCCTACGGGGGATGTGGTGTTCTCAGGGTAGGCCGAAGAACGGCCGAATCCCGTGATCACGGAAATACCGCTCGATCACCTTCGGGTCTGAACACGTTTGGGCAATCGCCACATACGTGTCCGGCCGCAACAGGTAAAAGCCGTTACGCCCAAGGCCCGCGGATTCAAACGCCGGGCGCCAGCTGAAGACATGCAGGGGTAGATGATGCTCTTGGCACCACGCAATCATCTCCTCGCTGGTGTCTCCGTAGACATGCACTTGCCAGGTCGGGCACTTCAGCGATTCAAAATTATCCCCCTCATCGTCGTGAGCCCATGGCAAGCGGTCACCGCCATGCACGTGCCCGGCGACGCCGGTGCTCAAGGGCATGCCGCGATAGTTCAAGGTGATTTGCGACACCGTGCGAAACAGGAATTCGCGGGAGGTTTCGAACGAGGCCATTTTCGGAATCAGGAAGGGCGCGAGACGTGTGCGCAGCAAGTCGGCCATGCGCCCTTCGGCGGTAACGAAGGTGAACACCCGGTCGGTGGTGGCCACCAGTTTGCGGGCAAACGCGATGCGTTCGGGTTCGTAGGTGTCGAGTAATTTGAGTTCGGCTTCACCGCTCAGCACGGCGGCGAGTTTCCACGCCAGGTTGATGGCGTCGCCGATCCCGGTGTTCATGCCCTGACCGCCCGCCGGACTGTGTACGTGGGCGGCATCGCCCAGCAAGAAGGCGCGACCGGTGCGAAAGTGATCCGCTACCCGATGATGCACGCGGTAGGTCGAGAACCAGTTCAGTTGCTCGATATTGACGTTCATGTGTTCGATGGCCCGGCTGCTGACGTCTTCGAAGCGCAATGTCTCGGCCTGTTCGGTGCGTTCGTCGCGCACAGTGCCGATCAGGCGTGCGCGGCCCGAACCTGCCAATGGAAACACTGCGAGAAAGTCGGCTTCATCCAGGTCCACGTGCAGTTCGCCGTTGAACGTCGGGCCGCTGGCCTGCACATCGGCGACGTAGAAAATCTGCTGATAGGTGCCGCCGGGAAAACCGGTGTCCAGGTTCTTGCGCACGATCGAGCGGGCACCGTCGCAACCGGCCAGATAGCAGGCCTGGCAGGTTTCATGCTGACCGTCCGGCAGGCGCAAAATGGCCGTGATGCCGTCGGCGGTTTCCTCGAAACCCAGCAGCTCGGTGTTGCGTTCAACCGTGATAGCGAAGGTTTCGAGGCGGTCGATCAACAACCGCTCGTGCTCGTCCTGCGGGAAAATTTCGAGAAATGCATAAGGCGTCAAACCTTCGCCAACGCGGCTCAGCGGCAAGCGCGCCACGGGTTCGCCTTTGACCCAG
Proteins encoded:
- the mnmH gene encoding tRNA 2-selenouridine(34) synthase MnmH — protein: MFADYTDYRDIFLNDRPMMDARAPVEFSKGSFPGVVNLPLMNDHERQRIGTCYKQHGQQAAIALGHQLVSGEIKAERLQAWTEFARVHPDGYLYCFRGGLRSQIVQQWLRDEAGIDYPRIGGGYKAMRTFLLDTLDQAVAQCDFVLLGGMTGTGKTEVLTQLCNGLDLEGHANHRGSSFGKRATGQPSNIDFENRLAVDVLKKRAQGIEQFVLEDESRAVGSCALPLPLYQGMQQFPMVWLEDSLEGRVERILRDYVVDLCAEFISVHGDQGFALFSERLLESLNNVQKRLGGERHRRMLILMEEALAEQGRSGAVDLHRGWIEGLLSEYYDPMYAFQREKKGARIEFAGERTAVLEYLRERGSQRG
- a CDS encoding FAD-dependent monooxygenase, with product MQRSDVLITGAGPTGLVLALWLSKLGVRVRIIDKSSAPGTTSRALAVQARTLELYRQLDLADTIVQNGHRVAAANFWVKGEPVARLPLSRVGEGLTPYAFLEIFPQDEHERLLIDRLETFAITVERNTELLGFEETADGITAILRLPDGQHETCQACYLAGCDGARSIVRKNLDTGFPGGTYQQIFYVADVQASGPTFNGELHVDLDEADFLAVFPLAGSGRARLIGTVRDERTEQAETLRFEDVSSRAIEHMNVNIEQLNWFSTYRVHHRVADHFRTGRAFLLGDAAHVHSPAGGQGMNTGIGDAINLAWKLAAVLSGEAELKLLDTYEPERIAFARKLVATTDRVFTFVTAEGRMADLLRTRLAPFLIPKMASFETSREFLFRTVSQITLNYRGMPLSTGVAGHVHGGDRLPWAHDDEGDNFESLKCPTWQVHVYGDTSEEMIAWCQEHHLPLHVFSWRPAFESAGLGRNGFYLLRPDTYVAIAQTCSDPKVIERYFRDHGIRPFFGLP
- a CDS encoding histidine phosphatase family protein, which codes for MNPLKFAKRLKHRAYIVLPTLLAVSAVFLSLESSHTRAQPMDGTQTLVFLRHGEKPAGGLGQLNCQGLNRAIDLATLLPEKFGKADYVFAANPTRNVEEGELDNSYSYIRPLMTISPSAIKLGLPVNIKFSANDTSDLADELLHDKYHNSVIYTAWSHGYLPELINKVAGDAVGKKMKITEDWESSDYDSLYVLTLTWHNGKASLESRTYQQGLNNGQETCPT
- the selD gene encoding selenide, water dikinase SelD, which encodes MSEPIRLTQYSHGAGCGCKISPQVLEVILAGSGAQNLDPKLWVGNASRDDAAVYSIDEERGVVSTTDFFMPIVDDPFDFGRIAATNAISDIYAMGGDPLMAIAILGWPVNVLAPEIAREVIRGGRSVCDAAGIPLAGGHSIDAPEPIFGLAVTGLVEKRHMKRNDTATAGCLLYLTKPLGIGILTTAEKKGKLRNADIGLARDWMCTLNKPGSRFGKLDGVTAMTDVTGFGLLGHLVEMADGSQLTARIEYDRVPRLPGVEYYLEQGCVPGGTLRNYDSYASKLGRLQELHKRVLCDPQTSGGLLIAVTPEGNEQFLAVAAEQGLNLEPIGELVERQSNAVEVF
- a CDS encoding glutathione binding-like protein, which codes for MTDLSVFPITRKWPAQYPEWIQLYSLPTPNGVKVSIMLEEIGLPYESHRVGFDTNDQMSPEFLSLNPNNKIPAILDPHGPDDQPLALFESGAILIYLADKSGQLLAQESAARYETIQWLMFQMGGIGPMFGQLGFFNKFAGKDYEDKRPRDRYVEESKRLLGVLNCRLEGRDWIMGERYTIADIAIFPWVRNLIGFYEAGDLVGIQNFTNVTRVLERFLARPAVVRGLQIPSPVSS